The following are encoded together in the Salvia hispanica cultivar TCC Black 2014 chromosome 6, UniMelb_Shisp_WGS_1.0, whole genome shotgun sequence genome:
- the LOC125191778 gene encoding uncharacterized protein LOC125191778, translating to MDKVLGACFIEQMNQGNKLDGKFARKSTSWTAAIHALMVNLNIKVDKNNIQARLKTWEKHYDILHPLLVSCNSGSPITWDYTAGRLMVHDENVENERLKANSKIGPYRRRIVVENWDDICILFSQDRADGQGAKTHLENNVEAEVEVDSTTIGDSLDKCDEEVDAMSESLA from the exons ATGGATAAAGTCCTCGGAGCTTGTTTCATTGAACAAATGAATCAAGGAAACAAGCTAGATGGAAAATTTGCTAGGAAGTCTACCTCTTGGACGGCTGCTATACACGCACTTATGGTAAATCTGAATATCAAAGTTGataaaaacaatatacaaGCTCGCTTAAAGACTTGGGAGAAACACTATGATATCTTGCATCCACTATTAGTATCATGCAATTCTGGCAGCCCAATCACGTGGGATTACACAGCGGGTAGACTTATGGTTCATGATGAAAATGTGGAGAATGAAAGATTAAAA gcaaattcaaaaattggaCCATATAGGAGAAGAATTGTGGTAGAGAATTGGGATGATATATGTATTCTTTTCTCTCAAGATCGTGCTGACGGGCAAGGTGCAAAAACACATCTGGAAAACAATGTTGAGGCTGAGGTTGAGGTTGATTCAACTACCATTGGGGATTCACTTGACAAGTGTGATGAAGAAGTTGATGCTATGAGTGAGTCGTTGGCCTGA